The DNA window GAAGGCGCCGAGGTCGATGCCCGCGGTGGTGGAGCGGGCGACGCCGGCGTAGTCGTCCGGCGGGGGGGTGGTGAGCGCGCCAGGGCAGGCGAAGGCCGGGGTGAGGGCCGAGGTGCCCGCACGGACGGCGGGGCTGTTCGGGGCGAGGTGGTAGTCACCGCGGGCCGGGTCGAGGAGGCGGGGGTCCTCGCCGAGGCGGTTGTGAGCGCCCAGGGTGCAGAGGGCGGGGCCGGTGCAGCCCGAGGCGAGGACGTTGTGATCGAGGGTGATGTCCTCGGGGATGGCGCCGCTCGTGGCGGACAGGATGTCGCGCGCGCCGTTGGCCCAGAAGACGTTGTTGTAAGCGGTGACGGTCGAGTCGAGGACGTAGACGGCGCCGTCGGAGTTGCCCGTGACGGTGTTGTTCGCGATCGTGGCGTAGCCGCGGTCGTCAGGGGCGTTGCCCGAGCCGCGGCCGTCGACGCAGATGGCGCCGACGCCCTGGTTGTCGACGATGACGTTGTTGACGAGGGTGCCGATGGAGGCCTCGTCGATGAAGATGCCGCCGCCGGCCTTGGGGGCGACGTTGCGCGCGATCCAGTTGGACTCGATGGCGACGGTGATGAGGGGGTACTGGGCGATGATGCCACCGCCCACGCCCTGGCCGCCGGCGCCGTTCAAGGGGGCGTGGCCGCGGTTGCCCTCGATGCGGTTGTGGTGGATGTGGGCGTTCATGCTCACGGAGATGCCGGCGCCGTGGGGGGTGTCGTAGCGGGCGACGTTGTCGCGGACGATGTTGTGGGCGATCGTCGCGAGGGCCGGGCTGACCTGGAGGGTGCCGCCGATGCGGGTGTTGCGCTCGGAGGAGGGCGAGGAGCCGATGAAGATGCCTGCGCCGCCTGCGCCCGCGGCGTTGTTCTCGATGAGGTTGTGCTCGATCACGACCTGCGTCCCGGAGAGGCGGAGGCCGCCGCCGCGGTGGTCGTGGTGGCCCTCGATGCCGTTGTCGTGGATGTGGTTGTTGCGGACGACGAGGGTCCGGCCCGCGGAGTAGCCGCTCGCGATGAGGACGCCGTGGAGGCCGCCGGAGAGGTCGAGGCCGTCAAGGGTGAGGGATCGGACGTTGCCGAAGACGAGGGTGCCGCTCGCGCGGTCGGGCGCCTTCACGGCGGTGCGGTAGCGGACGCTGTCGCGCTCGGCGAAGCTCTGGCCGGCCCGGAAGCCGCCGACGAGGGTGTACTCGGTGCCCGAGGTGAAGCGGTCGGCCTGGCTGCCCACGCGCTCGACGTAGGTGCCCTCGGCGATGCAGAGGATCGCTTTCTGGCCGCTCTGGATGGCGAGGTAGGCAGCCTGGAGCGTGGCGAAGGGGGCCTGGCGCGCGCCGCTGCCACCCGGCGCGGCCGCCGCGTCGACGAAGAGGTAGGTGTGGCCCGGGAGCGCGCCGCCGGGCTCGCAGCCGTAGCGTTGCCGGGCGCCCGCGGAGGAGATGCCGGGTTCGGCGTCGCTCGCGCCGATGCCAGGCTCGGGTTCGCTTCCGGTGAGGGCCGCCGCCGACTCCAGCTCCTCGGGGGTGATCGTCACGGTGGCGTCGTCCGAGGGCTGGCCGCTGCATGCGGCACAGAGGAGGGCGAACAGCGGGGTGGAGCAGACGAGTCGGCGACGGATCATGGACCTCCTCCGGGAAACGTGCGGATGAGAAGCGCGCTGGCGTCAGGCGTGGAACGCGCTGGGGGGAGAGGAGGGCGGAGGTGCAAGCGCCAGGCCGGTCGCCGCCGTGCTCCGCGCGCTCGCTCGGGGTGGGCACGGGGATCCACCGCGCTATCCTGCGCCGCAAAGGACGAGGACAGAATGGCGTTCGATACGATGGAAGGGCGGATCGTGGTGCTCACCGGCGCGACGGGAGGCATCGGGAAGGCGGCGGCGATCGCGCTGGCACGGAGCGGGGCCTCGGTGGTGCTGGTGTGCCGGGACCGCGCCCGGGGCGAAGCGCTGCAGGCCGAGATTCGCGAGGCGACGGGCAAGGAGACGGACCTTTTTCTGGCCGATCTCGGGGTGCAGGCGGAGGTGCGGCGGGTCGCAGGGGAGCTTCTCGGGCGCTACCCGCGCATCCACGTGCTGATCAACAACGCCGGGCTGGTGAACCTGGAGCGGGAGGTGACGGTCGACGGGATCGAGGCCACGCTGGCGGTGAACCATTTGGGGCCGTTCCTGCTGACGAACCTGCTGCTCGAAAGGCTGCGGGAGAGCGCGCCGGCCCGCATCGTGAACGTGTCGTCCGACGCCCACCGGTTCGCGCCGCTCGATCTCGACGATCTCCAGAACGAGCGCCGCTACGGGTGGATGCGGGTGTACGGGCAGTCGAAGCTCTGCAACATCCTGTTCACGCGAGAGCTTTCGCGTCGGCTCGCCGGGAGCGGGGTGACGGTGAACAGCGTGCATCCAGGGGCGGTGGCGACGGGGCTCGGCAAGAACAACGGGGTGTGGGCGAAGCGCATCATCGGCCTGCTGAAGCCGTTCTTCCTGACGCCCGAGCAAGGGGCGGACACGGCGGTGTACCTGGCCAGCGCGCGGGAGCTGGAGGGGGTGAGCGGGGAGTACTACGTGAAGCGCAAGGTGAAGCGGCCAGCGGCGCACGCGCTGGACGACGTCACGGCGAGGAAGCTCTGGGAGCGGAGCGAGGCGCTGACGGGGCTCCCGGCCGACAAGGCGTCGGCTGGGTAACGGCCTCACGATGGACAGTCGTCGGCGGAGTTCTGGCCGCTGACGGTGGCTCGACCAAGGGCCCCGGGCGCCATGGGCTCCACGCGTGCTCCCGGGGCGTTGCGACGTCCGCTGCCCTACGGGTTCGGAGACAGGATCTCGACCGCCATGCCCTCGCTCAGCTCGGCGTTGGCGAGCTTCACGACGCGGTCGCTCTCTTCGAGGCCGGTCGCGATCTGCAAGGTCGCGCCGGTGTCGCGCTCGACGGTGATGGGCGTGAAGTGGATCGTGTTCTCCGCGGTGACGATGGCGACCCGCAGGCCTCTGGAGTCGCTGTAGAGGGCCGTGGCGGGGACCTCCAGCACGCGGTGCGGGGACGGCAGCGTCAAGGAAGCCTCGGCGTACATGCCGACGAGGAGCTTGCCGTCGGGGTTCGGGACGCGCACCTCGGTGTTCATCGTGCGGGTGGCGGCGTCGAGAGCGCCGGACGTGCGCGCCACGGTGCCCTGGAAGGGCTGGCCGGGGAACTCGCGCACCTTGATCTCGGCGGGGGCAGAGACCTTGACGCTGGGGGCCACGTCCTGAGGGATGCCCACGAAGACGCGCACCGGGTCGGTGGCGGCGATGCGGAAGAGGGGGGTGCCGTTGCCCGCGGTGACGAGGGCGCCGCGCTCGATGGTGCGGGAGGTGACGGTCCCGGCGAAGGGAGCGACGAGGCGAGCGAAGGCCTTGAGGTCGCGGAGGCGCTGGATGTTGGCGTTCTGAGCGGCGATGGTGGCCTGCGCGACGGTGACGCTGGCCTCGTCGACGCTGGCCTGGCCCTGGCGCTGGTCGAGCTCCTGCTGGGAGGCGACGCCCTCGGGGACGAGGGCCTGGTAGCGCTTGAGGAGG is part of the Chondromyces crocatus genome and encodes:
- a CDS encoding right-handed parallel beta-helix repeat-containing protein; the protein is MIRRRLVCSTPLFALLCAACSGQPSDDATVTITPEELESAAALTGSEPEPGIGASDAEPGISSAGARQRYGCEPGGALPGHTYLFVDAAAAPGGSGARQAPFATLQAAYLAIQSGQKAILCIAEGTYVERVGSQADRFTSGTEYTLVGGFRAGQSFAERDSVRYRTAVKAPDRASGTLVFGNVRSLTLDGLDLSGGLHGVLIASGYSAGRTLVVRNNHIHDNGIEGHHDHRGGGLRLSGTQVVIEHNLIENNAAGAGGAGIFIGSSPSSERNTRIGGTLQVSPALATIAHNIVRDNVARYDTPHGAGISVSMNAHIHHNRIEGNRGHAPLNGAGGQGVGGGIIAQYPLITVAIESNWIARNVAPKAGGGIFIDEASIGTLVNNVIVDNQGVGAICVDGRGSGNAPDDRGYATIANNTVTGNSDGAVYVLDSTVTAYNNVFWANGARDILSATSGAIPEDITLDHNVLASGCTGPALCTLGAHNRLGEDPRLLDPARGDYHLAPNSPAVRAGTSALTPAFACPGALTTPPPDDYAGVARSTTAGIDLGAFAR
- a CDS encoding SDR family oxidoreductase yields the protein MAFDTMEGRIVVLTGATGGIGKAAAIALARSGASVVLVCRDRARGEALQAEIREATGKETDLFLADLGVQAEVRRVAGELLGRYPRIHVLINNAGLVNLEREVTVDGIEATLAVNHLGPFLLTNLLLERLRESAPARIVNVSSDAHRFAPLDLDDLQNERRYGWMRVYGQSKLCNILFTRELSRRLAGSGVTVNSVHPGAVATGLGKNNGVWAKRIIGLLKPFFLTPEQGADTAVYLASARELEGVSGEYYVKRKVKRPAAHALDDVTARKLWERSEALTGLPADKASAG
- a CDS encoding efflux RND transporter periplasmic adaptor subunit, whose amino-acid sequence is MTPRDEHPAAETHPPVQPADDLGFDLPAPAIVTPIRLIAVGLIAVGVLGAAFATAYLPRRSARIALEQGVKAQEGAALRVEVLTPKVLSSDRAMLLPGSVQPLEETVIYPRVSGYVRKWLVDIGDKVTEGQLLAEVDTPELDMELAQARAQLAQASAGLVKAQASRDLSKSLLKRYQALVPEGVASQQELDQRQGQASVDEASVTVAQATIAAQNANIQRLRDLKAFARLVAPFAGTVTSRTIERGALVTAGNGTPLFRIAATDPVRVFVGIPQDVAPSVKVSAPAEIKVREFPGQPFQGTVARTSGALDAATRTMNTEVRVPNPDGKLLVGMYAEASLTLPSPHRVLEVPATALYSDSRGLRVAIVTAENTIHFTPITVERDTGATLQIATGLEESDRVVKLANAELSEGMAVEILSPNP